One stretch of Brettanomyces nanus chromosome 4, complete sequence DNA includes these proteins:
- a CDS encoding uncharacterized protein (BUSCO:EOG093428TX) codes for MSKQWTVDPATRRKLLTLQKQGSNKRCFDCNSPNPQWASPKFGIFICLECAGVHRGLGVHISFVRSITMDQFKPKELERMEKGGNDRCKEYFESHGVDLSLPAKQKYDNYVAEDYKKKLTALVEGTEFVEEDHSGESLLKSDNNSNRNASNMSANMGSGVDVDEKQQNEAYFARLGSLNSSRPGDLPPSKGGKYQGFGSGGSISNNSTDGQRGGSLTKFTLDAFQKDPIGTFSRGWGLFSTTVANSVKEVNETVIQPGVKQLAEKDYTVQAKRAMEQFGQKVQETGATLQQQLEGTQDSQSKFTRLFDDLSSNQDGLAEDVDTDDSIQPAFGLERPTQKTSLPGLGSNPNSKKDDWDDSWDAF; via the coding sequence ATGTCTAAACAGTGGACAGTTGATCCGGCAACTCGTCGGAAATTGCTGACGCTTCAGAAACAAGGGTCCAATAAGAGATGCTTTGATTGTAACTCACCAAATCCACAATGGGCCTCACCTAAATTTGGAATTTTCATATGCTTAGAATGCGCCGGTGTTCACAGAGGACTAGGTGTTCATATCTCCTTTGTTAGATCGATCACTATGGATCAGTTTAAGCCTAAGGAgttggaaagaatggaaaaaGGTGGAAATGATAGATGTAAGGAGTACTTTGAGTCTCACGGCGTGGACCTCAGTTTACCAGCCAAGCAGAAGTATGATAACTATGTTGCTGAGGATTACAAGAAAAAGTTAACGGCTCTTGTGGAGGGCACggaatttgttgaagaagatcattcTGGTGAGTCTTTGCTTAAATCTGACAATAATAGCAATAGGAATGCTTCTAATATGAGTGCCAATATGGGCTCTGGCGTAGATGTGGATGAAAAGCAGCAGAATGAGGCCTATTTTGCTCGTCTTGGTTCTCTGAATTCTTCTAGACCAGGCGATTTACCACCTTCAAAGGGTGGGAAGTATCAGGGATTCGGCTCCGGTGGATCCATCTCCAACAATTCTACTGATGGCCAAAGGGGTGGCTCTCTAACGAAGTTCACACTGGATGCCTTCCAAAAGGATCCTATAGGTACATTTTCGAGAGGCTGGGGTTTATTCTCTACTACTGTGGCCAATTCTGTTAAAGAGGTGAATGAAACGGTTATTCAACCAGGTGTCAAGCAATTGGCCGAGAAGGATTATACCGTGCAAGCTAAAAGAGCTATGGAACAGTTTGGACAAAAAGTTCAGGAGACTGGTGCTACTTTACAACAACAGTTGGAAGGTACGCAAGATTCGCAGTCTAAGTTCACCCGTTTGTTTGATGATTTATCCTCCAATCAGGATGGTTTGGCTGAAGACGTGGATACTGATGACTCCATACAGCCAGCCTTTGGTCTTGAAAGACCCACACAGAAGACCAGTTTACCCGGATTAGGAAGCAATCCTAACTCCAAGAAGGATGATTGGGATGATAGTTGGGACGCATTTTAG
- a CDS encoding uncharacterized protein (EggNog:ENOG41), with translation MSETIITTSAQKVPESVSPATARGYKMDKQGAQNISMGNPTPYPIPTFDDPYRKREWMLEHMAGAFRVFGRRGFGEGSAGHITVRDPVNPSTFWINPLGTHFSLMKASDMVQVDLDGNIIGGNTSAPINAAGFAIHSALYKRRPEVNAACHTHSVYGKAYSAFGKPLEMLNQDSCVFYKNQAVYNDFGGVAVEKKEGENVAKAADGVQSVILRNHGLMTAGTTVDEAAYLFTLMERTCQCQLLADAAENEGKKKIIIGDEEAAYCHFIDCDPESLFLEFGVGLNYEIAMDDSFMTFTNSRKFNRTP, from the coding sequence ATGTCCGAGACTATTATTACCACTAGCGCCCAGAAAGTGCCAGAATCGGTGTCTCCTGCCACAGCCAGAGGCTATAAGATGGATAAGCAAGGAGCCCAGAACATCTCTATGGGTAATCCCACTCCATATCCTATTCCTACATTTGATGACCCTTatagaaaaagagaatggaTGTTAGAACATATGGCGGGTGCCTTCAGAGTTTTCGGTAGAAGAGGATTTGGCGAAGGTTCTGCTGGACATATTACTGTTAGAGACCCGGTCAatccttcaactttctGGATTAATCCTCTTGGAACACATTTCTCATTGATGAAGGCTTCTGATATGGTTCAGGTAGATCTTGATGGTAATATTATTGGTGGTAATACCAGTGCACCGATCAATGCTGCTGGTTTTGCCATTCACTCTGCATTGTACAAGCGTAGACCCGAAGTCAATGCTGCCTGTCATACCCATTCGGTTTATGGTAAGGCTTATTCGGCCTTTGGTAAACCTTTGGAAATGTTGAACCAGGATTCATGTGTATTTTATAAGAATCAGGCTGTCTATAACGATTTTGGAGGAGTTgctgttgaaaagaaagagggAGAAAACGTTGCCAAAGCTGCTGAtggtgttcaaagtgtcatCCTGAGAAATCATGGTCTCATGACTGCCGGCACTACTGTCGATGAAGCTGCCTATCTTTTTACTTTGATGGAAAGAACATGTCAATGTCAGTTGTTGGCTGATGCTGCTGAAAACGAGggtaaaaagaaaatcatTATTGGTGACGAAGAGGCTGCCTACTGTCACTTTATCGATTGTGATCCTGAAtctcttttccttgaaTTTGGTGTTGGTTTGAACTATGAAATTGCCATGGATGATAGCTTCATGACTTTTACAAACTCCAGAAAATTTAATCGGACTCCTTGA